A genomic segment from Rickettsia endosymbiont of Lasioglossum villosulum encodes:
- the dapF gene encoding diaminopimelate epimerase, with product MSSKINFVKMHGLGNDFVIINKKDLTGTYDLSQLAKSMAERHLGIGCDQFIIYEEQNDSYEMIIYNIDGSSAKLCGNATRCLAKLIYLDTGKKDITVVVGNKKLLCNIIDENNISVNVGGVSFNESWMPSRDKIWEFAERYMIDLKETICVDVGNPHLVIFSKLELQDQKIVGEKLQDKDLFIDGVNVNFAEVKDNKIYLSVWERGAGLTLACGSGACGSFAAGLKLGFIHSPCEVVFKHGSLIMKEENSNIIMQGPATMVAQGVYYCE from the coding sequence ATGAGTAGTAAGATTAACTTTGTAAAAATGCATGGTCTTGGTAATGATTTCGTTATTATTAACAAGAAAGATTTAACTGGTACATACGATTTATCACAACTGGCAAAGAGTATGGCAGAACGTCATTTAGGTATTGGATGCGATCAATTTATTATCTACGAAGAGCAAAATGATTCTTATGAAATGATTATCTATAATATTGATGGTTCTAGTGCTAAATTATGCGGTAATGCTACAAGATGTTTAGCAAAATTGATCTATCTTGATACAGGTAAAAAAGATATTACTGTAGTAGTGGGTAATAAGAAATTACTGTGTAATATTATCGATGAAAATAATATTAGTGTTAATGTAGGCGGGGTTAGTTTTAATGAATCTTGGATGCCAAGTCGTGATAAGATTTGGGAGTTTGCTGAGCGTTATATGATTGATTTAAAGGAAACTATTTGTGTTGATGTCGGTAATCCGCATTTGGTTATTTTTAGTAAGCTAGAGCTGCAAGATCAAAAAATTGTCGGTGAGAAATTACAGGATAAAGATTTGTTTATAGACGGCGTTAACGTTAATTTTGCTGAGGTTAAAGATAATAAAATTTACTTGTCGGTTTGGGAGCGTGGAGCAGGGCTAACGCTTGCTTGTGGTAGTGGAGCTTGCGGTAGCTTTGCTGCTGGTTTAAAGCTCGGTTTTATTCACTCACCATGTGAGGTGGTATTTAAACATGGTAGCCTTATTATGAAAGAAGAAAATAGTAATATAATAATGCAAGGACCGGCTACGATGGTAGCTCAAGGGGTATATTATTGTGAGTAA
- the dnaN gene encoding DNA polymerase III subunit beta, translating into MLKVIVETKTLVQALGFASSVVEKRNVISELANIKLSAKNGLLELSSTNMDLYLSQKIGVQVVSEGELTVSTKTLNDIVRKLPDSELTLTDLGTTGLEITGKNCRFNLFTLPVESFPVMDNINPEASFKISCADFAKIIESTKFSVSLDETRYNLNGIYLHVKDSEFYAASTDGHRLSVSSVALAEKIEDFGVILPQKSAEEILKIVKDSKNANADIEILLSSNKIKFICNENVIMLSKLIDGTFPDYSSFIPENSSSKLVINRKIFADTIERIAIITVEKFRAVKLSLSTEALEISAIGEARGNAKEVINSSKETENLYEYSGETNLDIGFNPQYLEDVLKAIKSDLVELYFSSVSAPVLIKFPESPKDIFVVMPVKV; encoded by the coding sequence ATGTTAAAGGTAATAGTTGAGACAAAAACATTAGTTCAAGCACTCGGTTTTGCAAGTTCTGTTGTTGAAAAACGTAATGTAATATCCGAGCTTGCAAATATTAAACTATCGGCAAAGAACGGGCTGTTAGAGCTTAGCTCTACCAATATGGACTTATATTTAAGCCAAAAAATAGGAGTGCAGGTAGTAAGTGAGGGTGAGCTTACTGTCTCCACTAAAACTTTAAATGATATAGTTAGAAAGCTTCCTGATTCAGAGCTTACCTTAACTGATTTAGGTACTACAGGGCTTGAAATAACAGGAAAAAATTGTCGTTTTAATCTATTTACTCTGCCGGTAGAGTCTTTTCCTGTGATGGATAATATTAATCCGGAAGCTAGCTTTAAAATTTCTTGTGCTGATTTTGCTAAAATAATCGAATCAACGAAATTTTCGGTTTCTTTAGATGAGACTCGATATAATCTAAACGGCATTTATTTGCATGTAAAAGATAGCGAGTTTTATGCTGCAAGTACCGATGGGCATAGACTTTCTGTTTCATCTGTAGCGTTAGCTGAAAAAATAGAGGATTTTGGTGTTATATTACCGCAGAAGAGTGCTGAAGAGATTTTAAAGATAGTAAAAGATTCTAAAAATGCAAATGCAGATATAGAAATACTTTTAAGTAGTAACAAAATTAAGTTCATATGCAATGAAAATGTTATTATGCTATCAAAACTAATTGATGGTACTTTCCCTGATTACAGTAGCTTTATTCCAGAAAATAGCAGCTCAAAACTAGTAATTAACCGCAAAATATTTGCCGATACTATCGAGCGAATAGCAATAATAACAGTTGAAAAGTTCAGAGCTGTGAAACTATCACTATCTACCGAAGCTTTAGAGATCAGTGCAATAGGGGAAGCACGAGGAAATGCAAAAGAAGTTATTAATTCTTCAAAAGAGACAGAAAATCTTTATGAGTATAGTGGTGAAACTAATTTAGATATAGGCTTCAATCCGCAATATTTAGAAGACGTTCTAAAAGCTATAAAATCAGATTTAGTAGAGCTATATTTCTCAAGCGTTTCAGCTCCTGTACTCATTAAATTCCCTGAAAGCCCTAAGGATATATTTGTAGTTATGCCCGTCAAAGTATAG
- the pheT gene encoding phenylalanine--tRNA ligase subunit beta yields the protein MKFTLSWLKQFLDTSASVTEIAQSLTAIGLEVEEIIDKAADLQKFEVAYIVSTKPHPSADKLKICEVETKNGNLQIVCGASNARAGIKVVLANIGVEIPNGKFKIKESNIRGEKSCGMLCSEEELLLASESEGIMELPKDAVIGKSFTKCYGLDDPVFVINVTPNRGDALGVYGIARDLAAKGIGTLKELEIPKVKSTFSSKIKLNIKDKEACPLFTFREIRNLKNKPSPDWLQKLLKNIGVKPISSIVDVTNYMSYSFGQPMHAYDADKLRGDVSVSRHCEEHSFDAISGQQNEIAAAALQPRNDAFHALNDKKYLLNENDLVVKDENGVQALAGIIGGLSSSCDSNTTNILLEAACFNAKMVAASGRRLQIDTDSRYRFERNIDRNFTEKALNIATDLILSICDGGEVSEIVISGEKEPAKKTLDFPVDYLEKITGIKLNINEIEVILNKLGFVTDVKNEVIKVTPPSWRHDINILEDLVEEITRVYGYDKIESIKLPELEQDNSRLRDHKRISSFKRILASKGYDEVVTNSFMNSKDAKLFTELKDELFLLNPISVEDDYMRPTIVPNLLDIVRKNLARSIKDMAFFEVGPNFLDLNNEATYLTAILTGSYNNKNPHSMGRSYDIFDLKSDLETVFDYAGLSIEKCIVSNHATPLYYHPTRSVNLALGKNLLGHFGQIHPKILKHYDIKEEVFAFELNITNLPISKAKFGKRDEFIISDYQANFRDYAFVVDENQPVGEIMSYINNFNKKLVKSVILFDIYSGDKLPKGKKSIAIRVGLQADDRTLNEDDLNSFSKDLIANIEQKFQGTLRVYT from the coding sequence ATGAAATTTACCTTATCATGGTTAAAACAGTTTTTAGATACATCAGCTTCGGTTACTGAAATTGCCCAAAGCCTAACTGCTATTGGGCTTGAAGTAGAAGAAATAATTGACAAAGCGGCAGATCTACAAAAGTTTGAAGTAGCATATATAGTAAGCACTAAACCTCATCCATCAGCCGATAAATTAAAGATTTGTGAAGTTGAAACCAAGAACGGCAATTTGCAAATAGTTTGCGGTGCTAGCAACGCTAGAGCCGGTATTAAAGTAGTGCTAGCTAATATCGGTGTTGAAATTCCCAATGGCAAATTCAAGATTAAGGAATCTAACATTAGAGGGGAAAAAAGTTGCGGTATGCTTTGTTCTGAAGAGGAATTATTGCTTGCTTCTGAATCCGAGGGCATTATGGAGTTACCTAAAGATGCCGTAATCGGTAAGTCTTTTACTAAATGTTACGGCTTAGATGATCCGGTATTTGTTATTAATGTCACTCCTAATCGTGGGGATGCTTTGGGGGTTTACGGCATCGCAAGAGATTTGGCAGCTAAGGGAATAGGAACACTTAAAGAGTTAGAAATTCCCAAAGTGAAAAGTACATTTAGCTCTAAAATAAAGCTTAATATAAAAGATAAAGAAGCTTGCCCGTTATTTACGTTCAGAGAAATACGAAATTTAAAAAATAAACCAAGTCCTGACTGGCTTCAGAAATTGCTTAAAAATATTGGTGTAAAGCCTATATCAAGCATAGTTGATGTGACAAATTATATGTCCTATAGCTTCGGTCAGCCAATGCATGCTTATGATGCGGATAAGTTAAGGGGGGATGTTAGTGTAAGTCGTCATTGCGAGGAGCATAGCTTTGATGCAATCTCAGGACAACAAAACGAGATTGCCGCGGCTGCTTTGCAGCCTCGCAATGACGCATTCCACGCCCTGAACGATAAAAAATATCTACTTAATGAAAATGATCTAGTTGTAAAAGATGAAAATGGCGTGCAAGCTTTAGCTGGTATCATTGGCGGACTTAGTAGTAGCTGTGATAGTAATACAACTAATATCTTACTAGAAGCTGCTTGTTTTAATGCTAAGATGGTTGCAGCGAGCGGTAGGCGACTACAAATTGATACTGATTCCAGATATCGCTTTGAGCGTAATATTGATAGAAACTTTACCGAAAAAGCTTTAAATATAGCAACTGATCTTATTTTATCAATATGTGATGGTGGTGAAGTATCAGAAATAGTAATATCTGGGGAAAAAGAACCAGCAAAGAAAACGTTGGATTTTCCAGTAGATTATCTAGAAAAAATCACCGGAATTAAATTAAATATCAATGAGATAGAGGTAATTTTAAATAAACTTGGATTTGTAACTGATGTCAAAAATGAAGTGATAAAAGTAACTCCTCCGTCTTGGCGTCATGATATAAATATTTTAGAAGATTTAGTAGAAGAAATAACCCGTGTTTATGGTTATGATAAGATAGAGAGCATAAAACTACCGGAATTAGAGCAGGATAATAGCCGCTTAAGAGATCATAAAAGGATATCTAGTTTTAAAAGGATACTTGCAAGCAAAGGTTATGATGAGGTAGTTACCAACTCGTTTATGAATAGCAAGGACGCTAAATTATTTACTGAGCTAAAAGATGAGCTATTTTTGCTGAATCCTATAAGCGTTGAGGATGATTATATGCGTCCTACTATCGTGCCGAATTTACTTGATATAGTTCGAAAAAATCTTGCACGTTCTATAAAAGATATGGCTTTTTTTGAAGTCGGTCCAAATTTCTTAGATTTGAATAACGAAGCGACTTATTTAACAGCAATTTTAACCGGTTCATATAATAATAAAAACCCTCATTCGATGGGGCGTAGCTATGATATTTTTGACCTTAAAAGTGATCTAGAAACTGTTTTTGATTATGCCGGTTTATCTATAGAGAAGTGTATTGTATCAAATCATGCTACACCTTTATATTATCATCCGACTAGATCGGTAAATTTAGCCTTGGGGAAAAATTTATTAGGTCACTTTGGGCAGATACATCCTAAAATATTAAAGCATTATGATATTAAAGAGGAAGTATTTGCGTTTGAATTAAATATAACGAATTTACCTATATCTAAAGCTAAATTCGGCAAGAGGGATGAATTTATAATATCCGATTATCAAGCTAATTTTAGAGATTATGCATTTGTTGTTGACGAAAATCAACCAGTTGGTGAAATAATGTCATACATAAATAATTTTAATAAAAAGCTTGTCAAATCAGTTATATTATTTGATATTTATAGCGGTGATAAATTACCTAAAGGTAAAAAATCTATTGCAATTAGAGTAGGGCTTCAAGCTGATGATCGCACTTTAAATGAAGATGATTTAAATTCATTCAGCAAAGATTTAATTGCCAATATTGAGCAGAAATTTCAAGGAACATTAAGAGTGTATACGTAG
- a CDS encoding Rpn family recombination-promoting nuclease/putative transposase produces the protein MLLSRFLDPKNNYAFLKIFGTEKNKDILIHFLNDILGYTGEEKIKEVTFLKTNQDPDIAVYRQSIVDVLCKDENGTQFIVEMQISKHPGFEKRAQLYAAKAYSRQIIKEDEHHKKMAVYAKLKGVIFLAIADFILFPNKEDWRSNHRLLDTKTYENDLQDFYFIFIELEKFNKELDQLENLQEKWVYFFKHAHQSTLEEMEHLIGHDLIMKKAFYALDQASWSEEDLNTYEKMVKTEMDNLAVEEQKIMDAEARGGYGKAINIAKEMLANNEPLERIIKYTKLSKEEIEELK, from the coding sequence ATGCTACTTTCACGTTTCTTAGATCCTAAAAATAATTATGCCTTTTTAAAAATTTTCGGCACTGAAAAGAATAAGGACATACTTATCCATTTCTTAAATGACATTTTAGGTTATACAGGGGAAGAAAAAATTAAAGAAGTTACTTTTTTAAAAACCAATCAAGACCCTGATATTGCAGTTTATAGACAATCTATTGTTGACGTATTGTGCAAAGATGAAAACGGCACGCAATTTATTGTAGAGATGCAGATAAGTAAACATCCAGGTTTTGAAAAAAGAGCCCAACTTTATGCTGCAAAAGCCTATTCAAGGCAAATAATCAAAGAGGATGAACATCACAAAAAAATGGCAGTATATGCCAAGCTAAAAGGCGTCATATTCCTAGCCATTGCCGATTTTATCCTTTTCCCAAATAAAGAGGACTGGAGATCAAACCATAGGCTACTTGATACTAAAACTTATGAGAATGATTTACAAGACTTTTACTTTATTTTTATAGAGCTAGAAAAGTTTAATAAAGAACTAGACCAATTAGAGAATCTTCAAGAAAAATGGGTATATTTCTTTAAACATGCACATCAAAGTACATTAGAAGAAATGGAGCATTTAATAGGTCATGATCTTATCATGAAAAAAGCTTTTTACGCTTTAGATCAAGCTAGTTGGTCTGAAGAAGATCTCAACACCTATGAGAAAATGGTAAAAACTGAAATGGATAACTTAGCTGTAGAAGAGCAGAAAATTATGGATGCTGAAGCTAGAGGGGGATATGGTAAAGCTATAAATATTGCTAAAGAAATGCTAGCTAATAATGAGCCTTTAGAAAGAATTATAAAATATACTAAACTTAGCAAAGAAGAAATTGAGGAATTAAAGTAA
- a CDS encoding glycosyltransferase family 4 protein — translation MKILNIMLSHDLGGIQQAFLDYNTALKMQNIEVINITSYKAKINSFISKSFKLPNLLPFDLISVLILKYIIYKTKPDIIIAHGNRAINFSKLAKTSNIRLIGIAHNYSLKGLLKCDFVIALTHHMKEHLLKNKFSESKIFILPNMINITKKFTPNKSYKKPVVIGVLARFVAKKGVDVFINSIKILQDKNYEIQAVIGGNGEEQDNITALVNKLNLQNKILFIGWVNDKDKFFEQINIFCLPSLHEPFGIIVLEAMENSLPIVSTGTEGPSEILKHMQDGLICKAGSAEDLAEKIAYLIDHPQKAKELSQKAYLKLTQTYNIKVISEKLVTLLHALKIVS, via the coding sequence ATGAAGATACTTAATATTATGCTAAGTCATGACCTTGGCGGTATACAACAAGCTTTTTTAGACTATAACACAGCTCTTAAAATGCAGAATATTGAGGTAATAAATATTACCTCCTATAAAGCAAAAATAAATTCGTTTATATCTAAAAGCTTTAAGCTCCCTAATTTATTACCTTTTGATTTAATTTCAGTTCTTATTCTTAAATATATAATCTATAAAACTAAGCCTGATATTATTATAGCTCATGGCAATAGAGCAATAAATTTTAGTAAACTTGCTAAAACATCTAATATTAGATTAATTGGAATTGCTCATAACTATAGCCTAAAGGGACTACTTAAATGCGATTTTGTTATTGCCCTAACGCATCATATGAAAGAGCATTTATTAAAAAATAAATTTTCTGAATCTAAAATATTTATCCTGCCAAATATGATAAATATCACCAAAAAATTTACTCCTAATAAATCATATAAAAAACCGGTGGTAATTGGCGTATTAGCAAGGTTCGTAGCTAAAAAAGGTGTTGATGTTTTTATCAATAGTATCAAAATTTTACAGGATAAAAATTATGAAATTCAAGCAGTTATAGGTGGTAATGGAGAGGAACAAGATAACATAACTGCTTTAGTAAATAAACTTAATTTACAAAATAAAATATTATTTATAGGATGGGTTAATGATAAAGATAAATTTTTTGAACAAATTAATATTTTTTGCCTCCCATCGCTACATGAACCGTTTGGCATCATAGTACTTGAGGCAATGGAAAATAGTCTGCCTATAGTTAGTACAGGTACCGAAGGTCCTAGCGAAATCTTAAAACATATGCAAGACGGGCTAATTTGCAAAGCCGGATCAGCAGAAGATTTAGCCGAAAAAATTGCGTATCTAATAGACCACCCACAAAAAGCAAAAGAACTTTCCCAAAAAGCTTATCTAAAACTAACTCAAACCTATAATATTAAAGTTATTTCAGAGAAGTTAGTAACATTATTACATGCTTTAAAAATAGTTAGTTGA
- a CDS encoding TolC family protein, with amino-acid sequence MYILVKLQKLATSFYKNIIILSLLLLCSCKATHDNPPNLPLPNSWNNYSLTPQNNQISKWWLQFNDLVLNNLIEESLANNSDIELAMSNIAIATAQYNLVNSYRFPQINLQGSVNRTKTSKQLKQPNQPKISNNFGLGSVLNYEIDLWGLAANASESARRTLLASEYSKEAVRLTVISNVAISYFNILALDKQIYLTKRLIETQTEIYKLTQKLYDLGVGDLISVSEAASELALTNSSLPPLVQERQGQETALKILLGCSPENIVNGLVYRDKPIDYFPTPPVLPSILPSELLEQRPDIKAAEQNLFAADSNLRAVKASYFPQISLTGLLGFGSNKLNTLFGSSAETWQIGGTIAGPIFDFGKTKANVEIAESTKQQYIAMYKATMRTAFGEVIDALSAQQTASDNFRIWRQNETALTSVFKLANQRYKHGNIDYLTVLTAKQNMLQNEIDGVSIKLSQLSSMVNVFHALGGEW; translated from the coding sequence ATGTATATACTCGTTAAACTTCAAAAATTGGCTACGTCATTTTACAAAAATATTATAATTCTATCACTTCTACTACTATGCAGCTGTAAAGCAACACATGATAACCCCCCTAACCTACCATTACCTAATAGTTGGAATAATTATTCATTAACACCTCAAAATAACCAGATTTCTAAATGGTGGTTACAATTTAACGATTTGGTACTTAATAACTTAATTGAGGAATCTTTAGCTAATAACTCTGATATTGAACTTGCAATGAGTAATATAGCGATAGCAACAGCTCAATATAACCTTGTTAATTCTTATAGATTTCCACAGATTAATTTACAAGGTAGCGTAAACCGCACAAAAACCAGTAAACAATTAAAACAACCAAATCAGCCAAAAATTTCTAATAATTTTGGGCTTGGTAGCGTACTTAATTACGAAATAGATTTATGGGGGCTAGCTGCTAATGCTAGTGAGTCAGCCCGTAGAACTTTACTAGCAAGCGAATATAGCAAGGAAGCAGTACGGCTAACCGTTATAAGTAATGTTGCTATCAGCTATTTTAATATTCTGGCATTAGATAAACAAATATATCTAACCAAGCGACTAATAGAAACTCAAACCGAAATCTATAAGCTTACTCAAAAGCTATACGATCTTGGTGTAGGCGATTTAATATCAGTTAGTGAAGCTGCTTCCGAGCTTGCTCTTACCAACTCTTCGCTTCCGCCCTTAGTGCAAGAGAGACAAGGGCAAGAAACAGCTTTAAAGATTTTACTAGGTTGTTCCCCTGAAAATATAGTAAACGGCTTAGTTTATCGTGATAAACCTATAGACTATTTCCCTACCCCGCCCGTATTACCATCAATATTGCCGTCAGAACTTTTAGAGCAAAGACCGGATATTAAGGCAGCAGAGCAGAATTTATTTGCGGCTGATAGCAATTTAAGAGCAGTAAAAGCCTCTTATTTCCCACAAATTTCTTTAACAGGTTTATTAGGTTTTGGCAGTAATAAGTTAAATACTCTATTTGGTAGCTCAGCTGAGACTTGGCAAATAGGTGGTACTATAGCTGGTCCTATCTTTGATTTCGGTAAAACTAAAGCTAATGTAGAGATTGCGGAAAGTACTAAACAACAATACATAGCTATGTATAAAGCAACTATGCGTACAGCCTTTGGAGAGGTTATAGATGCTTTATCAGCTCAGCAAACAGCGAGTGATAATTTTCGTATCTGGCGACAAAATGAAACAGCTTTAACATCCGTGTTTAAATTGGCAAATCAGCGTTATAAACATGGTAATATAGATTATTTAACAGTACTTACCGCTAAACAGAATATGTTACAGAACGAAATAGATGGAGTTTCTATCAAGCTTTCACAGTTAAGTAGTATGGTTAATGTATTCCATGCGTTGGGTGGAGAGTGGTAG
- the mtaB gene encoding tRNA (N(6)-L-threonylcarbamoyladenosine(37)-C(2))-methylthiotransferase MtaB: MVSNLKQEIVTFGCRLNIYESEIIRKNLAASGLDNVAVFNTCAVTKSAEKQARGAIRAAKKNNPDFKIIVTGCSAQTNPKMYGDMPEVNKVIGNEEKLLPSHYQINDEKIVVNDIMSVKETANHLISSFDGKSRAFIQVQNGCDHNCTFCIIPYGRGRSRSTAIGAIAEQVKHLVLNGFKEVVFTGVDATAYGSDLPGSPTFAQMIKRVLNLVPELKRLRLSSIDVAEIDDELFELLAYNERIMPHFHISLQAGDDMILKRMKRRHNRAKIIEFCNRLQAIRPEVSFGADIIAGFPTETPEMFENTRKLIAEAELQYLHVFPYSEREGTPAARMPQVPKAIRKERAEILRQEGQIQLAEFFKKHIGQKVELLVENNNIAHTENFIPVKLDEPLEIGQIFKAKLVGVEDGCMKCILV; encoded by the coding sequence ATTGTGAGTAATCTAAAGCAAGAAATAGTAACATTTGGTTGCCGCCTTAATATTTATGAAAGTGAGATAATAAGAAAAAATCTTGCAGCTTCAGGGCTTGATAATGTTGCAGTATTTAATACTTGTGCAGTAACTAAATCTGCTGAGAAACAAGCACGAGGAGCTATTCGTGCAGCTAAAAAAAATAATCCTGATTTTAAAATTATCGTCACTGGTTGTAGTGCTCAAACTAATCCTAAAATGTATGGCGATATGCCGGAAGTTAACAAGGTTATAGGTAACGAAGAAAAGCTGCTGCCAAGTCACTACCAAATTAATGATGAAAAAATAGTCGTTAACGATATAATGTCAGTAAAAGAGACCGCAAACCATCTAATTAGTAGTTTTGATGGCAAATCTCGGGCTTTTATTCAAGTGCAAAATGGTTGCGATCATAATTGTACTTTTTGTATAATTCCCTATGGTAGAGGTAGAAGCAGGTCAACAGCGATCGGAGCTATAGCTGAGCAGGTGAAACATTTAGTATTAAATGGCTTTAAGGAAGTTGTTTTTACTGGTGTTGATGCTACAGCTTATGGTAGTGATTTACCAGGAAGCCCAACTTTTGCCCAGATGATTAAGCGTGTTTTGAATCTAGTGCCTGAGTTAAAAAGGCTGCGGCTATCTTCGATAGATGTAGCCGAAATAGATGACGAGCTTTTTGAGCTTTTAGCCTATAATGAAAGGATAATGCCCCATTTTCATATTAGTTTACAAGCAGGTGACGATATGATATTAAAGCGGATGAAAAGACGGCATAATAGAGCTAAAATAATCGAGTTTTGTAACAGGCTGCAAGCAATTAGACCTGAAGTATCTTTTGGAGCTGATATTATAGCAGGTTTCCCGACAGAAACGCCTGAAATGTTTGAAAATACTAGGAAGTTAATTGCGGAAGCTGAGCTGCAATATTTACATGTTTTCCCATATTCTGAGCGTGAGGGAACACCGGCGGCTCGTATGCCCCAAGTACCGAAAGCTATTAGAAAAGAAAGAGCTGAAATTCTAAGACAAGAAGGGCAGATACAATTAGCTGAGTTTTTCAAGAAGCATATAGGGCAGAAAGTAGAATTGTTGGTAGAGAATAATAACATCGCCCACACTGAGAATTTTATACCGGTAAAGCTAGACGAACCACTAGAAATAGGGCAGATATTTAAAGCAAAGCTGGTGGGTGTGGAAGATGGGTGTATGAAATGTATACTCGTTTAA
- the pheS gene encoding phenylalanine--tRNA ligase subunit alpha has product MDNIETILRLAKEKILLVQSLKILQEYKVEFLGKNGIVTNELKKLGSLSEQDRKEFGLKINKLKEEIQNIIKAKEEILEEEELNLKLSSDKIDLSLPARRYKQGSIHPITQCMEELIQVFAKFGFSIESGPNIDNDFHNFTALNFEDDHPARQMHDTFYLKGQENDKPMLLRTHTSTVQIRAMKNGKPPFRFIAPGRTYRSDSDMTHTPMFHQIEGLVIDKDINMGHLKYVITEFIRCFFENSSIELRFRPSFFPFTEPSAEVDIRMSKTDKWLEVLGCGMVHPNVLKNVGIDSIQYQGFAFGLGVERFAMLKYNIKDLRQFFEGDVRWLKHYSFSSFDIPNLAGGLTK; this is encoded by the coding sequence ATGGATAATATAGAAACAATATTAAGGCTGGCTAAAGAGAAGATTTTGTTAGTTCAAAGTCTAAAAATTTTACAAGAATATAAAGTAGAGTTTTTAGGTAAAAACGGCATAGTTACTAATGAGCTTAAAAAATTAGGTTCTTTAAGTGAGCAGGATCGTAAAGAATTTGGCTTAAAAATCAATAAGTTAAAAGAAGAAATACAGAATATAATAAAAGCCAAAGAAGAAATTCTGGAAGAAGAGGAATTAAACCTTAAGCTCTCTAGCGATAAAATTGATTTAAGCTTACCAGCAAGAAGATATAAGCAAGGTTCAATTCATCCAATAACTCAGTGTATGGAGGAATTAATCCAAGTATTTGCTAAGTTTGGTTTTTCGATAGAAAGCGGTCCGAATATTGATAATGATTTTCATAATTTTACTGCTCTTAATTTTGAGGATGACCATCCTGCAAGGCAAATGCATGATACTTTTTATTTAAAAGGTCAGGAAAATGATAAGCCTATGTTACTTCGTACTCATACCTCCACAGTGCAGATTAGGGCTATGAAAAACGGCAAACCGCCTTTTAGATTTATAGCACCAGGTAGGACTTATAGATCGGATTCTGACATGACTCATACGCCGATGTTTCACCAAATAGAGGGGCTTGTTATTGATAAAGATATTAATATGGGACATTTAAAATATGTCATCACGGAATTTATAAGATGCTTTTTTGAAAACTCGAGTATTGAACTACGTTTTAGACCAAGCTTTTTCCCATTTACTGAACCTTCAGCCGAAGTTGATATCCGGATGAGTAAAACCGATAAATGGCTTGAAGTTTTAGGATGCGGAATGGTTCACCCAAACGTACTTAAAAATGTCGGCATTGATAGTATCCAGTATCAAGGCTTTGCTTTTGGTCTTGGGGTAGAGCGTTTTGCGATGTTGAAATATAATATTAAAGATTTAAGACAATTTTTTGAAGGTGATGTGCGTTGGCTGAAACATTATAGCTTCTCAAGCTTTGATATACCAAATTTAGCAGGAGGGCTTACGAAATGA